ATAAGGTTACTCAGATTGAATTGTATTTGTGTCAACAAAAACTTGGGCTTCTCTTTCATCCACACTGTTTAAGGAAAACACGATATTATTTGTTTGAAGGCTATCTACATGCCTACCATACATCCCGTAGGCAGGAAGCACATTAAAAAAGCTGAACTCAGGATATCTGGTAATATCTTCTTCAACCTTGGCCATTGAATGTTCTGCCGTGCCTCCGCCCGGTAGTTCCAATTCAATATTTTCTAAAGTTATTTTACCAACTTTATGGTCTGGAGTTCCCGTAATTAATATTCCAGATGGTGGTTTTACCCTTGAGCTATCCAAAACCCGGGCATTACCTTTAACATTTCTGATGACTACATTGGTAATAGAACCTACTTTTTGTTTTTCGGCATCGCGGTAGGTGCGTAGGCGTTCTCCAAGACGAATGAAAATAGGCATATCTACTCTGTCCATTTGGATGCCGTCTATAGTCACATCGTGAATGTTGGCACCATCTACACTTAAGATTTTTATTCCGCCACCTTTGGTATCATAAATTTGGCAGTTTTTAATGTCTATGTTGTACATATCTCCCATAGACTCGGTTCCGAACTTGATAGAACCCCAATCGCTTCTGAGCTTACAATCGCTAACTTTTACGTTATAGGTGGGTTTTGGACTCGTAGTTTTAATGCAGATAGCATCATCGCCCGTATTGATATCGCAATTTTTAATAACAGCGTCGTAACTGGAATCTAAATCAATGCCATCGTTATTCTTATGGGCGTGGCTGTAAATGGAAACGTTGTCCACCAAAATAGTATTGGATTGATAAAAATGGCAGGTCCATGCAGCTGGTTGGCGTAAATGAACATCTTGTACTTTAATTTGAGAAGAATTTACAAATCGTAAAAGAAAAGGCCTGTTTGTGCCAAAACCTTCGGTTTCTGTAATGTTCAGCTCCTTAATTTTCACCTTTATATTTTTGGATAGAAAAGCTTCTCCGTTTCCATCAATAGTTCCCTTACCGGTTACGGCAATATTTGTGGCATTTTTTGCACCAATAAGGCAATTGCCACGTTGTTGCCCAGTAGCATCTTCAAAAGTATCTATACTCTGGTAATCCAACGGATTTGAACTTCCAATCAATTTTGCATCTTTAGCTATATGTAGGGTTACATTGTCTTTTAGGAGAAGTGTACCTGAAATGTAATCGCCGTCTTCAATAGTAACAGTGCCACCACCAGCAAGATTACAGGCATCTATGGCCTTCTGAATGCTTTTGGTATTTATTGTCTTGCCATCGCCTATGGCACCATGATCGACAACGTTGTAACTGTCTGACTTTGAATTACAGCTTACCAATAGAATAAAGGTAATTAGGAGGCTTGTATAACGTAGTTTGATTTTCATTTTAGTTGCTCAGGATTTGGTTCTTTGAGATGATTTTTTTGTTTAGGAAAACTCTATTTATTTCGCTATTTGTAACGTTTTTTAGAACAATTGGGGCTCTTTTATCTTCGTTTACCGTCTTTATGCTGAAATTTTCAACCACCAAACCATCTATATGCCGAGCATAAAGTCCAGAAGCGGGTAGGGTACCCACTAAACTGAATTCTGGCCACCAGCCATTAAGTACTTCTTGGGTGTATTCTTTGATGTTCGTTTTTTGTGCATCTGCAGCAGAACCTCCACCAGAAACTACAAATTGAACATCCTTAATAGTGATATCTTCAATTTGATGCTCTGGAAAACCGGTTAAAAAGAAAGCAGAGTTTTTATCAAGGTTGGAATTGTCTACCACAATATTGCTAAAGCTAAAGTTGTGCATGCTTTTTAGTGGCTCAAATTGACCCTCAGGCGTATCTACCGATGCAATTTGTTTGGCGAAAGTCATGAAAATTGGGCGTGGTACGTTTTCCATCACCAAATTACTGAAGACCATATTTTTCATTTCGCCCCCTTCGCATTGTTGAATCTTAAGTCCCGAATCCTGTATGTCCTTAAAAGTACAGTTCGTAACGGTAACCGATTCTATATTTCCGCGAGATAGGAGTCCTATGCGCATTCCGCCCCATTTGGTGCTGAAATGGCAATTGCTGACTGTGATATTCTTACAAGGTTTGTCCGGTCTTGAAGCTTGCAGACAAATACTATCATCACTATTATCAAAATTACTATTGTTCACCCGCACGTTTGTACATCCATCAAAATCCAGCCCGTCTCCGTTATTGTTTACGCGACTTATGATGTTGATTCCGCTCACCGAAATATTATCACAGTAGAGCCAAGCTGAGGTCCATGCCGCAGGATTGATTAGGGTAATATCATTAAGGTGGATGTCTTTCACGTTTACAAACCGAATCATCATTGGTCTGCCTCCTTTTTTCTTGGTGAAGTTTTCTTTGTGTCCATTTCCGTCTATAGTTCCATACCCTTCAATGGCGATGGAACGTGCGTCTTTGGCAAAAATCAAGCAACGGTCCATGTGAGGTTCGTTTTTGTACATATTCTTATGGGTGTCCGTGGCATAATCCTCATAATTAGGACTCCCAAGAAGCGTTGCTCCATTCTCAATATGAAGGGTAACAAAATCCTTAAGGTAGATAGTGCCGATTACAACCGTTTTTCCTGAGGGAATAATCACCTTTCCTCCGCCGTTTTTTGTACAGGCATCAATGGCTTTCTGAACCGCTTTGGTGTCTATGGTGGTGCCATCGGCCTTTGCGCCGTAATCTAACACGTTAAAGTCTGTGGCATATGACTGTAAATGAAAAAGTAAGCCGATTATAAAAGGGATTAGGATTTTGATTTTCATTTAAGTTTTATTTTGAACTAATGGTTATTGTATGGGTTTTTAATCCGTTAGAAGTAGCGGAAATTTTGATGTTTCCGGCAGCCTCGGTAGATTTCAATACGAGTAAACATTTTCCGTTAAATGCTTTGATCTTAGTATCTTGAAACGACTCTAAAGAAGCTGGGTTTCCATTACCTACAGCGGCAAGACTTCCTGCTCCTTTTATGGTGAATTGTACTTGGTTATCAGCATTAGGAATAAGGTTTCCTTCCTCATCTGTTATATCGACTTCAATAAAAGAAAGGTCTTTTCCGTCTGCGGTTATTTCCGTACGGTCTGCTGTTAAGCGTATTTTTGATGCTTTTTTAGCTGTTTTAATAACTTTTTCAGCAACTGCTTTTCCATCTTTATAACCAATTACTTTTAAGCTTCCCGGTTGGTAAGGAACATTCCAACTCAACCTGTATTTTGAAGTATACATTCCTTTTTCAAATCCACGAAATTCCGCTGGGATATCTGTAGTATCAACTCCTTTTACTTTTTTGCCCAATGACTTTCCGTTCACGATCAATTCTACTTCATCGCAATTCGTATAGGCATAAACTGGAATTTCTTCACCTTCTTTTCCTTCCCAGTTCCAATGTGGCAATACGTGAACCATAGGTTCTGTAGTCCATTGACTTTGGTAGAGGTAGTATCTATCTTTTGGAAAGCCACATAAATCTACTGGAGCAAAATAAGAGGCGTGTACTGGCCAGTCAGCATTCCAATATCCATCCGTAGAATTATCGCGACCACCGTAAGGGGTGGGTTCACCAAGATAATCGAAGCCCGTCCACATGAATTCACCTAAAAATGTAGGGTTTTCTGCCTGCACATCAAACTCAACATCAGGAGGATATGCCCATGGTGGGCCAACAGTAACATCATAACTAGAAACTTCTAAGGTTTCCTTCTTATGGTCATGTGTAATAGGTAGAGCGTAGGTACCACGGCTACTGGTTTGCGATGAGGTCTCGGAACCATAAAGAATCATATCTGGATTTTCTTTAACCGTTGCGGCATAGTCAAAAGGCTTATAATTTAAACCGACAATATCTATCTGATAGGCCAGCTTGTTTTTAAAAGCACCACCGTAGTTGTTAAACCCGGCAGTGGTGGGTCTAGTATGATCTTCATCGTGGCAGATGTCATTCAGCATTTTGGCCACTTTCCAGCCGTCTTTTTCGCGTTGCTCTATGATTTCGTTTCCGATACTCCACATGATAACGGAAGGATGGTTACGGTCTCTTTTTATCATATCCCTTAAATCGCGCTCATGCCATTCGTCAAAAAACTTGTTATACCCATTTATGACCTTTGGTATTTTCCATTCATCAAAAGCTTCGTCCAATACTACAATACCTAATTTATCACAGATTTGAAGCATTTCGGGCGATGGTGGGTTATGACTTGTACGCAAGGCATTCACGCCCATACTTTGCATAATCTGCATTTGGCGTTCGGTAGCCCTGTAATTTACAGCCCCTCCTAAAGGTCCGAGGTCATGGTGCATACATACACCATTAAATTCTACCGGTTTTTCATTCAGTAGAAAACCTTTTTTAGCATCGAAAGAAATACTTCTAATTCCTAAAGTACTTTTGTACTCATCTATAACTATGTTCCCTTTTTTCACTTGGGTGACAACATCATATAAATATGGGTTTTCAATGCCCCAACGATTAGGGTTATTCACCACTAATTCATCTATAACAATTTTATCTGCTGTTTTTTCTAGTTTAACTTCTTGACTGATAGAGGCTACTATGTTATTAAGTCCATCAATTATTTTTGTTTCCAGAGTAATTTTAGCTTCCTTTTCTAGAGAATTTTTTACGGTAGTCTCAATTTTTACGGTAGCCTTTTCATCTGATACCTCGGGTGTTGTAATATAGGTTCCCCAAAGCGGAATGTGGACAGGGTTATTTATTTTTAGATAGGTATTTCTATAGATACCAGCACCAGAGTACCACCTGGAAGCTAAATCTTCTGGAGCAACCCTAACAGCAATTACGTTATCCTCTCCAAATTTAATGAATGGTGTTAAATCCAGTTCAAAACCCATATAACCAAAAGGACGTTCGCCAATGTACTCGCCATTTATGTACACACGACTATTGTTCATGACACCATCAAACAATACAGCTATTTGTTGTTCTGTATATTTTTTATCTATGGTAAAATGTTTACGGTACCAAGCAGTTCCGTGTACCGGTAAACCACCTGTACGAGCGTTGTATTTTTTATCAAAAGGACCTTCAATGGCCCAATCGTGCGGTAAATTCAGTTTGTGCCAAGTTGCATCTTTAAAAGTAGATTTTTCAGCTCCAGAAGGGTCGCCCTTTTGAAAGAGCCAACCGCTATTAAAGGATACATCACCATGTGTAGCTTCAGAATTCAGTTGTGCAAAAGAAAAACTGAATTGTAGTAAAAGGATAAATAGAAAGCTTTTTCTCAACATCATATTTGCGTTAATAATTATAGTGGTGAAAGTCTAAAATAATTTTCTGGCAAAAGACCACGAACGGTTGAAAGAATAGAACAGATGGTTTTTTTAGAGAAGCTTGAATAAGTGAATCTAAAATTTAGGGCGTCACAGAGTAAACATTGAGATTTATGAGAGATTAAGGTTTGTCAATGTATTGTCTAGTTTTTAGGTTTGTCATAAACCAATAGCAGCATGTAGGTTGCTTGAAAAAGCACGAGTAAATGTTCATTTGTTATAACCTTTAGCACATTCGTGGCTCGCAGATCGGGCATAAAATTAGAATTTAGCAACTTCTAATAGGGCGAAATAAAATGGTATCGTCAATAACAACCACACTATGAATTTTAAACATTTAGCGGCACTCTCAGTCGCCATTATCTGTATAGCTTCTTGCGGCAGTTCAGATAAGAAAAATCAAAAAGATACAGCACAATTAAGTGCTGCCGATACGACTAAGGTCTTTCAGCCTAATTGGGAATCTATCAAAAAAAACTATAAAGACCCTAAATGGTTTAGTGACGATAAATTCGGAATATTTATTCACTGGGGCGCATATTCAGTGCCTGCTTTTGGTTCGGAATGGTATCCTCGCCAGATGTATATGGATACTGCAACCTTTTCAGCTACTTTAAAGAAGGGAAAGAAGGGACCAAATGCAACCTATACCCACCACAAAAAGACTTGGGGGGACCAAAAGGAATTTGGATACAAAGATTTTATACCCATGTTCAAGGCTGAAAAATTTGATGCTAAGGAATGGATTGACCTATTTAAAAAATCTGGAGCTAAATATGTAGTTCCTGTAGCGGATCACCATGATGGTTTTGCGATGTACAAATCAAATACCACGCGTTGGAATTCATTTGATATGGGTCCAAAGAGAGATGTATTGGGCGAACTTTTTAAGGAAGGTAAGGCTCAGGGCCTAAAAATGGGAGCTTCTTCTCACTTTGCTTTTAACTGGTCTTTTTATAATAAAAAGGATAAGTTTGACACTGTTGATCCTGAGTATGCCGATTTGTATTCCAGTAAAGGAAAGGATTTAACGCAGCCTGTTTCGGAGGAATTTAAAGAACGATGGTGGAAGCGAACTATTGATTTGGTAGACACGTATCAGCCAGACATTCTTTATTTCGATTTCTATGTAGATATTGAAGATTTTGCGGACTTAAGACCAAAATTGGCAGCATACTACTATAACAAAGGTCGTGAATGGGGTAAAGAGGTTTTAATAAATGATAAGAATTTTGGTCATGAGGCATTTCCTGAAGGAACTGTGATATATGATCTTGAAAGAGGAAAACTTCCAGGTATTAGAAAATTGCCTTGGCAAACGGATACTTCTATAGGTAAGAATTCTTGGTCTCATGTTACCAACTGGGATTCTAAAACTGCCAATCAACTGATTGATGATTTAGTAGATATCGTCTCTAAAAACGGAAATTTACTACTAAACGTAGGCCCAAAAGCCGATGGAACTATTCCTGATGACCAAAAAGAGATTCTATTGCAAATAGGAGATTGGCTTGCTACAAATGGAGATGCTATATACGATACAAGATATTGGAAAACTTTTGGAGAAGGCCCTACAGAGGTTAAAAAGGGACACCATTCCGAAGGAAAAAACAAGGAGTTTACCGGACAAGATATCAGGTTTACCCAAAAAGGGGATAAGCTGTACGCCATTATGTTGGCTTGGCCAAAGAATGGTAAGATTGATATAGAGTCTTTAGGAAGTGCAAATGCCTATGCCGAAGGATTGGATATCAAAGCCGTGAAATTATTGGGTAGTGATGCTAAAATAGATTTTGAGCAGACAGAAGAAGCACTATCGATTAAGAAATTAGGTAAAAAATCCGGTGAGTATGCCCATGTGTTAGAGATTTCAATTTAATGTAAAGCTCTATATAAGATTGTTTTTTTGTGTTAGTTTAAGTGCATCAATCGTTCATAGTTGGTGCACTTTTTTTATGTTCATGCCTTAAGTTAGGGTATGGTCGGAGACTTTCTTCCTTGCATTCTAAGCAAAGAAACAGCCCTGTTTATATGAATATGAACAGGGCTGTTTTAGTAGGTGTACTCAGTAAAGGTATTTTATTTCTTTGCTCTGTAGTTTTTGAGTACGCTGCTAATATCTAGAGTGTCTTCCATATCTTTTTGGAGTTTCATCAACTCTGCGAACATAGTATCTACTTTTTCCTGGTATTCTGGGTTTGCAGCTAAATCATTCATTTCTTTTGGATCTGCTTTCAAATCATAAAGTAAAACTACATCCATTTTTGGATATAGAATCAACTTATAACCATCCTTACGAATCATACGTTGTAAATCTATATAACCGTTGTAGATAACATCATAGTGGCTTTCTTTCCTATCACCGTTTACAAGGTCTAAGACGCTATTAAAAAAGACATATTCAGGTTTCTTGATGTCAGCTAATTCTAAACTTGTGGCCATGGCATCTTGTAGATAGATGTCGGCATCAATTTTTTTGTCTTTAGGGATTTTTGGTCCCACAATCATCCAAGGAGCCCGTATACTATGGTCAAATTGACTTTGTTTCCCAATTAGACCATGTTTCCCAACCGC
This genomic interval from Zobellia roscoffensis contains the following:
- a CDS encoding glycoside hydrolase family 28 protein, with amino-acid sequence MKIKLRYTSLLITFILLVSCNSKSDSYNVVDHGAIGDGKTINTKSIQKAIDACNLAGGGTVTIEDGDYISGTLLLKDNVTLHIAKDAKLIGSSNPLDYQSIDTFEDATGQQRGNCLIGAKNATNIAVTGKGTIDGNGEAFLSKNIKVKIKELNITETEGFGTNRPFLLRFVNSSQIKVQDVHLRQPAAWTCHFYQSNTILVDNVSIYSHAHKNNDGIDLDSSYDAVIKNCDINTGDDAICIKTTSPKPTYNVKVSDCKLRSDWGSIKFGTESMGDMYNIDIKNCQIYDTKGGGIKILSVDGANIHDVTIDGIQMDRVDMPIFIRLGERLRTYRDAEKQKVGSITNVVIRNVKGNARVLDSSRVKPPSGILITGTPDHKVGKITLENIELELPGGGTAEHSMAKVEEDITRYPEFSFFNVLPAYGMYGRHVDSLQTNNIVFSLNSVDEREAQVFVDTNTIQSE
- a CDS encoding glycoside hydrolase family 28 protein; its protein translation is MKIKILIPFIIGLLFHLQSYATDFNVLDYGAKADGTTIDTKAVQKAIDACTKNGGGKVIIPSGKTVVIGTIYLKDFVTLHIENGATLLGSPNYEDYATDTHKNMYKNEPHMDRCLIFAKDARSIAIEGYGTIDGNGHKENFTKKKGGRPMMIRFVNVKDIHLNDITLINPAAWTSAWLYCDNISVSGINIISRVNNNGDGLDFDGCTNVRVNNSNFDNSDDSICLQASRPDKPCKNITVSNCHFSTKWGGMRIGLLSRGNIESVTVTNCTFKDIQDSGLKIQQCEGGEMKNMVFSNLVMENVPRPIFMTFAKQIASVDTPEGQFEPLKSMHNFSFSNIVVDNSNLDKNSAFFLTGFPEHQIEDITIKDVQFVVSGGGSAADAQKTNIKEYTQEVLNGWWPEFSLVGTLPASGLYARHIDGLVVENFSIKTVNEDKRAPIVLKNVTNSEINRVFLNKKIISKNQILSN
- a CDS encoding alpha-L-fucosidase, whose translation is MNFKHLAALSVAIICIASCGSSDKKNQKDTAQLSAADTTKVFQPNWESIKKNYKDPKWFSDDKFGIFIHWGAYSVPAFGSEWYPRQMYMDTATFSATLKKGKKGPNATYTHHKKTWGDQKEFGYKDFIPMFKAEKFDAKEWIDLFKKSGAKYVVPVADHHDGFAMYKSNTTRWNSFDMGPKRDVLGELFKEGKAQGLKMGASSHFAFNWSFYNKKDKFDTVDPEYADLYSSKGKDLTQPVSEEFKERWWKRTIDLVDTYQPDILYFDFYVDIEDFADLRPKLAAYYYNKGREWGKEVLINDKNFGHEAFPEGTVIYDLERGKLPGIRKLPWQTDTSIGKNSWSHVTNWDSKTANQLIDDLVDIVSKNGNLLLNVGPKADGTIPDDQKEILLQIGDWLATNGDAIYDTRYWKTFGEGPTEVKKGHHSEGKNKEFTGQDIRFTQKGDKLYAIMLAWPKNGKIDIESLGSANAYAEGLDIKAVKLLGSDAKIDFEQTEEALSIKKLGKKSGEYAHVLEISI
- the galB gene encoding beta-galactosidase GalB, translating into MMLRKSFLFILLLQFSFSFAQLNSEATHGDVSFNSGWLFQKGDPSGAEKSTFKDATWHKLNLPHDWAIEGPFDKKYNARTGGLPVHGTAWYRKHFTIDKKYTEQQIAVLFDGVMNNSRVYINGEYIGERPFGYMGFELDLTPFIKFGEDNVIAVRVAPEDLASRWYSGAGIYRNTYLKINNPVHIPLWGTYITTPEVSDEKATVKIETTVKNSLEKEAKITLETKIIDGLNNIVASISQEVKLEKTADKIVIDELVVNNPNRWGIENPYLYDVVTQVKKGNIVIDEYKSTLGIRSISFDAKKGFLLNEKPVEFNGVCMHHDLGPLGGAVNYRATERQMQIMQSMGVNALRTSHNPPSPEMLQICDKLGIVVLDEAFDEWKIPKVINGYNKFFDEWHERDLRDMIKRDRNHPSVIMWSIGNEIIEQREKDGWKVAKMLNDICHDEDHTRPTTAGFNNYGGAFKNKLAYQIDIVGLNYKPFDYAATVKENPDMILYGSETSSQTSSRGTYALPITHDHKKETLEVSSYDVTVGPPWAYPPDVEFDVQAENPTFLGEFMWTGFDYLGEPTPYGGRDNSTDGYWNADWPVHASYFAPVDLCGFPKDRYYLYQSQWTTEPMVHVLPHWNWEGKEGEEIPVYAYTNCDEVELIVNGKSLGKKVKGVDTTDIPAEFRGFEKGMYTSKYRLSWNVPYQPGSLKVIGYKDGKAVAEKVIKTAKKASKIRLTADRTEITADGKDLSFIEVDITDEEGNLIPNADNQVQFTIKGAGSLAAVGNGNPASLESFQDTKIKAFNGKCLLVLKSTEAAGNIKISATSNGLKTHTITISSK